A region from the Beduinella massiliensis genome encodes:
- the mtrB gene encoding trp RNA-binding attenuation protein MtrB, which produces MQGDLNESAVCGDFIVVKALENGVTIIGMTRGRDTRLHHTERLDAGEVMVAQFTDNTSAVKVRGKAEILTRHGCIRSGLD; this is translated from the coding sequence TTGCAAGGCGATTTAAACGAAAGTGCCGTCTGCGGGGACTTCATCGTCGTCAAAGCGCTTGAAAACGGCGTCACCATCATCGGTATGACGCGCGGACGCGACACGCGTCTGCATCACACCGAACGGCTCGACGCGGGCGAAGTCATGGTCGCGCAGTTTACCGACAATACATCGGCCGTCAAGGTTCGCGGCAAGGCGGAGATTCTCACCCGCCACGGCTGTATCCGCTCCGGCCTGGATTGA
- a CDS encoding ATP-dependent 6-phosphofructokinase, whose amino-acid sequence MRRIGVLTSGGDSPGMNAAVMSIARSASYYGITLIGVKRGYNGLLCKSQRIEDDMVELDLDTVLDIADQPGTYLRTARCVEFKQPEVRAHAVANLHEMGVEGLVVIGGDGSYQGAMRLSELGIPTIGIPGTIDNDLAYTEMTLGYDTAVNSCVSDIRAIRATSRSHDRPAVIEVMGRHCGDIALKSAASTGAEIVVVPEVPWSIDQVADRLNALIARGNNRVSVVVAEGAWDSMEPFDVYGFLTSHGKQCYPGEGISSLRLASILKRKCGMVEARATVLGYTQRGQQPSAYDSSFAFEAGNLAVKLLNNGISNQVLGIKDGRIFHMPIAEALRCKRPFNMELYNLVNSL is encoded by the coding sequence ATGCGTCGAATTGGCGTCCTGACCTCCGGCGGCGACTCGCCGGGAATGAACGCTGCGGTCATGTCCATCGCCCGCAGCGCGTCTTACTACGGCATCACCCTGATTGGTGTCAAGCGGGGCTATAACGGCCTGCTGTGCAAGAGCCAGCGTATTGAAGACGACATGGTCGAACTCGACCTGGATACGGTGCTGGACATCGCGGATCAGCCCGGCACCTACCTGCGCACGGCGCGATGCGTCGAGTTCAAGCAGCCAGAGGTACGCGCGCACGCGGTGGCAAACCTACACGAGATGGGCGTCGAAGGACTCGTGGTCATCGGCGGCGACGGCAGCTATCAGGGCGCGATGCGTCTGAGCGAGCTAGGCATTCCCACCATCGGCATTCCCGGCACGATCGACAACGACCTCGCGTACACCGAAATGACGCTCGGCTACGACACCGCCGTCAACTCCTGCGTGTCCGACATCCGCGCGATCCGCGCGACCAGCCGCTCGCACGACCGTCCTGCGGTCATCGAGGTCATGGGCCGCCACTGCGGAGACATCGCGCTCAAATCCGCGGCCTCCACCGGTGCGGAAATCGTCGTGGTGCCGGAGGTGCCGTGGTCGATCGATCAGGTGGCGGACCGTCTCAACGCGCTCATCGCACGCGGCAACAACCGCGTCTCCGTCGTGGTGGCGGAGGGCGCCTGGGATTCCATGGAGCCCTTCGACGTCTACGGCTTCCTGACCAGCCACGGCAAGCAGTGCTACCCGGGCGAAGGTATCTCGTCCCTGCGGCTGGCCTCCATCCTCAAGCGCAAGTGCGGCATGGTCGAGGCGCGCGCTACGGTGCTGGGCTACACCCAGCGCGGCCAGCAGCCCTCCGCCTACGACTCGTCCTTCGCGTTCGAGGCGGGCAACCTGGCCGTCAAGCTGCTGAACAACGGCATCAGCAATCAGGTGCTCGGCATCAAGGACGGGCGCATCTTCCATATGCCCATCGCGGAAGCGCTTCGCTGCAAGCGTCCGTTCAATATGGAGCTGTACAATCTCGTCAACAGCCTGTAA